In a genomic window of Muntiacus reevesi chromosome 1, mMunRee1.1, whole genome shotgun sequence:
- the IQCN gene encoding IQ domain-containing protein N, translated as MRGPFPERRARVGGGGVGAPDSERARPRGPPPAPGGLTGWAGPGRVPSAPASFTSSLRPCSEEAGLSVRKEPVHLALSERHLGAPGRRADSGRLGTVAQGQCHFCQAVVRSQGALDLALPQGAPILNSGSPAPAALRGGTAPQPLTAKVQGAPKALMAELTRLGTKTMQQATQLQVSSSGQSSYQSIPNFQDRVGTPCSQPQMSPSGQSSHQPDPSLQDKPGTLHPQPQREPPASKETLLEQPDKDKTVARRIPRLRAVVESQAFRNVLVDEMDMMLSRAATLIQANWRGYRLRQKLISQMMAAKAIQEAWRRFNTRRLLRSGKTMEKKAKVEEGDIPYHPPQQVRFQHPEEGKSLLAQPTMVSKETQFPSSDSLATYTHQLALLQSQGMSPPGTCSVGGPSVTFLPHQTVAIKLPCPVSLEAKCRPCLMTRTIRSTCLVQVEGDTMKTKQITARANKAGAMGPPPSGRCAQAVQGQFKTQTQTPMEAEVLKMLPQTGPAPVTTKTLSQPGTTLTMARTPFQMYPAATITKTSPQACPVPMVTIAKTPPQMYLAAAMTKIPPQTSPAAPMTKTVAQMSPAATVNKTALQSCLAALVNKTLPQPCPVPAVTITKVPPQVYPPSPVAKIPPQTCPPATAAKTPLQSCLAAMMSKIQPQPCPGPMVTITKTPPQPCPVTQGTKTPAPMRPTASMTNTPPQTRPPAALTKVPPQLCLLASMIKSPTQTRPAATATKVSPQACAGPLLTKIPPQTRPAALGTKAPPQTCQLATVTKTPSHQMLQGASVAKTAPPQTRLAAMINKTPAQLRSVATILRTLCLPPSAAGNLKPPFSAAATAGISDTSSHTCLSGPKARATVNARQATGVVKVSSRSYLTEGKVKCFPPSHLGAGAPKPAARPPLEGEKIKAFSQKQVKTETMSDTSMAMEMPGDLTWAKVANDRNKRAQLRTDVLKVQSQLYGPARTAGPPLSTCLPQAQLAPCSTTGLPQAQLLAELTKALPQEHVSAKLTKARGPGHPAAQAPAAVAQPHLSECLSKMPSQAHLPAKLVKAQSQAQLTSAVIKVQSQGHLPTGLTKTQSQAQLVTDTAKSLYAAHQAAELSSKTQSQPLLAGFKASTQPCQHIGPLPRAKPEDRLTQLPSHSYVQGKATLGLRQGASETQNMLVPLLASAGHTTCNAESWGDSGAARAQPSTTGAPPPSQEELAASQLASLCAELAAVLGSQEDLRALLAKALSQGEVRAALNQALSKEVLGATMAKALPQGILGTVLVKALSWGELGTSLSRALSRGELTKAIQSRLADVLSKALTEEERATLSQALCQGELGAVLSQSLSQAALRSGVGLPKAASKTVGSGMTVMPAPVEVDCRGSLSAAWGTTLGPMRLQPSKGPEDTAMSGGQAWNSTIPSVAVGPRGSTDAPGGAWEPARGTVPWDIVGSKAAVDPRQPRELVASVQAVEKIIIHAVVIIQACARGFLVRRTIKVWHQWAIIIQAAWRGYRVRRDLARLCQAATIIQAAWRGFVIRQSRTQHMLLQNVWAETGSGARTTSDHRCFQSCQPHVCALCQSLTSGLGSPPSVVMLVGSSPRTCHTCGHTLPTRVVHGTGRGAASQAGVPRGCLTQSTARSLRRPQQTNAATVIQSAWRGFVVRRQLKQQQEAAKMLQATWRGHSARASLTTDALLGPAAWDNSRHAQWPGV; from the exons GCAGAGCTGACCCGCCTAGGAACCAAGACAATGCAGCAAGCAACACAGCTACAGGTGTCCTCCAGCGGGCAGAGCTCCTATCAGTCCATCCCCAACTTCCAAGATAGAGTGGGGACACCGTGTTCACAGCCACAGATGTCGCCCAGTGGGCAGAGCTCCCACCAGCCTGATCCCAGTCTCCAAGACAAACCGGGAACACTGCATCCACAGCCCCAGCGTGAACCACCCGCCTCCAAGGAGACCCTTCTGGAACAGCCTGACAAGGACAAGACGGTGGCTCGTCGTATCCCTCGCCTCCGGGCTGTGGTGGAGAGCCAGGCCTTCAGGAACGTCCTGGTGGATGAAATGGACATGATGCTGTCCCGCGCAGCCACCCTCATTCAAGCCAATTGGAGGGGGTACCGCCTCCGGCAGAAGCTCATCTCCCAGATGATGGCAGCCAAGGCCATCCAGGAGGCCTGGCGACGCTTCAACACCAGGCGCCTCCTCCGGTCTGGCAAGACGATGGAGAAAAAAGCGAAGGTAGAGGAGGGGGACATCCCTTACCACCCGCCCCAACAGGTGCGGTTCCAGCATCCCGAAGAGGGCAAGTCCCTGCTGGCCCAGCCCACCATGGTGAGCAAGGAGACCCAGTTCCCTTCCTCCGACAGCCTGGCCACCTATACCCACCAGCTGGCCCTGCTGCAGTCCCAAGGCATGTCACCGCCTGGGACTTGCTCTGTCGGAGGCCCCAGCGTCACCTTCCTGCCGCACCAGACAGTCGCCATCAAACTTCCGTGTCCCGTGAGTCTCGAGGCCAAGTGCCGCCCATGCCTGATGACAAGAACCATCAGAAGCACCTGCCTTGTGCAAGTGGAAGGGGACACAATGAAGACCAAGCAAATAACTGCCAGAGCCAACAAGGCGGGAGCCATGGGCCCACCACCATCTGGAAGGTGCGCCCAGGCAGTTCAAGGACAATTCAAGACCCAAACCCAGACCCCCATGGAAGCAGAGGTCCTCAAAATGCTACCCCAGACAGGCCCAGCGCCTGTGACAACCAAGACCCTCTCCCAGCCAGGGACCACTTTGACCATGGCCAGAACTCCCTTCCAGATGTACCCGGCGGCCACGATAACCAAGACTTCGCCCCAGGCTTGCCCAGTGCCCATGGTAACAATAGCCAAGACCCCACCCCAGATGTACCTGGCAGCTGCAATGACCAAGATCCCTCCGCAGACGTCCCCAGCAGCCCCCATGACCAAGACTGTGGCCCAGATGTCCCCAGCGGCCACCGTGAACAAGACTGCCCTCCAGTCGTGCCTGGCAGCCCTGGTGAACAAGACCCTACCCCAGCCATGCCCAGTGCCAGCGGTCACAATAACCAAGGTCCCACCCCAGGTGTACCCCCCATCCCCAGTGGCCAAGATCCCACCTCAGACGTGCCCGCCAGCCACAGCAGCCAAGACCCCACTCCAGTCATGCCTGGCGGCCATGATGAGTAAGATCCAACCCCAGCCGTGCCCAGGGCCCATGGTAACCATCACCAaaaccccaccccagccctgcccagtgACCCAAGGGACAAAGACCCCAGCCCCCATGCGACCAACAGCCTCCATGACCAACACTCCACCCCAGACGAGACCGCCAGCCGCTTTGACGAAGGTCCCaccccagctctgcctgctggcctCGATGATCAAGTCTCCAACTCAGACACGTCCTGCGGCCACAGCGACCAAAGTCTCACCCCAGGCGTGTGCAGGGCCCTTGCTGACCAAGATCCCACCCCAGACGCGCCCAGCAGCCCTGGGGACCAAGGCCCCACCGCAGACGTGTCAGTTGGCCACAGTGACCAAGACCCCATCTCATCAGATGCTCCAAGGAGCCTCGGTGGCCAAAACAGCTCCTCCCCAGACGCGCCTGGCGGCCATGATCAACAAGACTCCTGCTCAGTTACGCTCAGTGGCCACCATCCTCAGAACCCTGTGCCTGCCCCCTTCAGCAGCTGGAAACCTCAAGCCCCCGTTTTCAGCAGCGGCGACAGCTGGGATTTCCGACACCTCATCCCACACGTGTCTAAGCGGACCAAAGGCCAGGGCCACGGTGAACGCGAGACAGGCAACAGGGGTTGTCAAGGTCTCGTCCCGCTCCTACTTGACAGAGGGGAAAGTGAAATGCTTTCCCCCATCGCATCTGGGGGCTGGGGCTCCTAAGCCTGCAGCCAGGCCTCCTTTGGAAGGCGAGAAAATCAAGGCCTTCTCCCAGAAGCAAGTGAAAACGGAAACCATGTCTGACACCAGTATGGCCATGGAAATGCCTGGGGATCTGACCTGGGCAAAAGTGGCCAACGACAGGAACAAGCGGGCACAGCTGAGGACGGACGTCTTGAAGGTTCAATCCCAGCTGTATGGGCCTGCTAGAACAGCTGGGCCGCCGCTGAGCACATGTCTGCCTCAAGCGCAGCTGGCCCCTTGTTCAACCACAGGCTTGCCCCAGGCCCAGCTGCTGGCTGAGCTGACTAAGGCCCTGCCCCAGGAGCACGTGTCTGCCAAGCTGACTAAGGCCCGGGGCCCAGGACACCCAGCGGCCCAAGCCCCCGCAGCCGTGGCCCAGCCACACCTGAGTGAGTGTCTGTCCAAGATGCCGTCCCAGGCACACCTGCCCGCCAAGCTGGTGAAGGCGCAGTCCCAGGCACAGCTGACCTCAGCAGTGATCAAGGTACAGTCCCAAGGGCATCTCCCCACCGGATTGACGAAGACGCAGTCCCAGGCCCAGCTGGTCACAGACACAGCTAAGAGCCTCTAcgcggcccaccaggctgctgAACTCAGCAGCAAGACACAGTCGCAGCCACTCCTGGCGGGCTTCAAGGCTTCCACCCAGCCCTGCCAGCACATCGGCCCTCTGCCCCGAGCCAAGCCAGAAGACAGACTGACCCAGCTCCCATCCCACAGCTACGTGCAAGGCAAGGCCACCCTGGGCCTGCGCCAGGGGGCCTCTGAGACCCAGAACATGCTGGTGCCTCTGCTGGCCTCTGCTGGCCACACCACGTGCAACGCTGAATCCTGGGGGGACAGTGGGGCTGCCCGGGCCCAGCCGTCAACCACCGGCGCACCCCCGCCCAGCCAGGAGGAGCTAGCGGCCTCCCAACTCGCCTCCCTGTGTGCTGAGCTGGCCGCCGTGCTGGGCTCCCAGGAGGACCTCCGCGCCCTGCTGGCCAAAGCCCTCTCCCAGGGGGAAGTGAGGGCGGCCCTGAACCAGGCTCTGTCCAAAGAAGTCTTGGGAGCCACGATGGCCAAGGCCTTGCCCCAGGGCATTCTGGGCACGGTGCTGGTGAAGGCGCTCTCCTGGGGCGAGCTGGGCACCAGCCTATCCCGCGCACTGTCCCGGGGTGAGCTCACTAAGGCCATTCAGAGCAGACTGGCGGATGTGCTCAGCAAGGCCCTGACGGAGGAGGAGCGCGCCACCTTGAGCCAGGCCCTGTGTCAGGGGGAGCTGGGTGCAGTCCTCAGCCAATCTCTCTCTCAGGCGGCCCTGAGGTCTGGAGTCGGCCTCCCCAAGGCTGCCTCGAAAACGGTGGGAAGCGGGATGACTGTGATGCCGGCCCCGGTGGAGGTGGACTGCAGGGGGAGCCTGTCGGCCGCATGGGGGACCACCTTGGGCCCCATGAGACTACAGCCCAGCAAG GGCCCGGAGGACACTGCCATGTCTGGTGGCCAAGCGTGGAACTCTACCATCCCCAGTGTAGCGGTTGGGCCCAGGGGCAGCACCGATGCCCCTGGTGGTGCTTGGGAGCCAGCCAGGGGCACTGTGCCGTGGGACATCGTGGGCAGCAAGGCAGCGGTGGACCCCAGACAGCCGAGGGAGCTGGTGGCATCGGTGCAGGCTGTAGAGAAGATAATCATCCATGCGGTGGTCATTATCCAGGCATGTGCACGTGGCTTCCTGGTGCGCCGTACCATCAAGGTGTGGCACCAGTGGGCCATCATCATCCAGGCTGCCTGGCGTGGCTACCGTGTGCGGCGGGACCTGGCCCGCCTCTGCCAAGCTGCCACCATCATCCAGGCTGCATGGCGAGGCTTCGTCATTCGCCAGAGCCGCACCCAGCACATGCTGCTCCAGAATGTGTGGGCTGAGACTGGCAGTGGGGCCAGGACGACGTCTGACCACCGCTGCTTCCAGTCCTGCCAGCCACACGTCTGTGCTCTCTGCCAGTCGCTGACCTCCGGACTAGGAAGCCCACCCAGCGTGGTGATGCTCGTGGGTTCCAGCCCCCGCACATGCCACACGTGCGGCCACACGCTGCCCACCCGGGTGGTGCATGGCACAGGCCGGGGTGCTGCCAGCCAGGCCGGCGTGCCACGGGGCTGCCTGACCCAGTCAACCGCCCGGAGCCTTCGGCGACCCCAACAGACCAACGCGGCCACGGTCATCCAGTCTGCCTGGAGGGGCTTCGTTGTGCGTCGTCAGCTGAAGCAGCAACAGGAAGCAGCCAAGATGCTTCAGGCCACCTGGCGCGGCCACAGCGCCCGGGCCTCCCTGACCACGGACGCGCTCTTGGGGCCAGCGGCGTGGGACAACTCGCGGCACGCTCAGTGGCCAGGCGTCTAG
- the CIST1 gene encoding uncharacterized homolog yields MGSSQPPPPPLLLLALLLLLLQASDRNSSVLANNADAATTEAESLPSISLTSPFSYSSSTVGEIQTNLEPGSTAHPNSPSSEPTTSPSPSDSGTASTSQPTSSQSEPDTHPSPGSPSSELTVTSPSSALSSISLATLPWSSTHPNPSTLPSFVSMATTDQTSETSGYAPGDAGAPKSHRNPGVVVAVCLLVSVLLIGCVIAAVRRCHSGVSEFQKLDEGLVSRRSSSAHHTLP; encoded by the exons ATGGGGAGCtcccagccgccgccgccgccgcttctATTgctggctctgctgctgctgctgctgcaagcTTCTGATAGGAATTCCTCTGTTCTCGCGAACAATGCAG ATGCTGCAACCACAGAGGCAGAGAGCCTGCCTTCCATATCTCTGACTTCTCCCTTCAGCTACAGCTCCTCTACTGTAGGGGAAATCCAGACCAACTTAGAGCCAGGCTCCACAGCCCATCCCAACAGCCCTAGTTCAGAGCCCAcaacctcccccagcccctcagaTTCAGGGACAgcctccacctcccagcccacctCCTCCCAGTCAGAGCCAGacacccaccccagccctggctcCCCCAGTTCAGAGCTCACCGTCACCTCCCCGTCCAGTGCCCTGAGCTCTATCTCCTTGGCCACCCTGCCTTGGAGTTCCACTCACCCCAACCCCAGCACGCTACCTTCCTTTGTGTCCATGGCGACCACTGACCAGACATCCGAGACCTCTGGTTATG CCCCAGGTGACGCTGGGGCCCCCAAGTCGCACCGGAACCCGGGCGTGGTGGTGGCGGTGTGTCTGCTGGTGTCTGTTTTGCTCATCGGCTGTGTGATCGCCGCAGTGAGGCGCTGTCACAGCGGGGTGTCCGAGTTCCAGAAGCTGGATGAG GGGCTTGTGAGCCGAAGGTCGTCTTCTGCCCATCACACACTGCCGTGA